The following are from one region of the Biomphalaria glabrata chromosome 4, xgBioGlab47.1, whole genome shotgun sequence genome:
- the LOC106058955 gene encoding low-density lipoprotein receptor-like, translating to MHWKVCVVAILAFLVATEAERKLKSYQKIWGSRSNRALSCQANEFACKDNLLCIPNKWLCDIERDCYDGSDEQLNCPTDCSHANQFQCKNKECISRDFVCDGTRDCLDASDEVNCENFVCPEGEIKCDNFLCIEETWKCDGYNDCGDLWDERNCTASG from the exons ATGCATTGGAAAGTGTGTGTTGTTGCCATCTTGGCTTTTCTTGTGGCCACTGAGGCTGAAAGGAAGTTGAAAAGTTACCAAAAAATCTGGGGCAGCAGAAGTAACAGAG CCCTAAGCTGTCAAGCGAACGAGTTCGCGTGTAAAGACAACCTGCTGTGCATCCCAAACAAATGGCTATGTGATATTGAGAGAGATTGTTATGACGGCTCAGATGAACAATTGAATTGCC CCACTGACTGTAGTCACGCTAATCAGTTTCAGTGCAAGAACAAAGAATGTATATCTAGGGACTTTGTCTGCGATGGCACACGTGACTGCCTCGATGCCTCAGACGAAGTGAACTGCG AAAACTTCGTCTGTCCAGAAGGGGAGATCAAATGTGACAACTTCCTTTGCATCGAAGAGACCTGGAAGTGTGACGGTTACAACGACTGTGGTGACTTGTGGGACGAGCGAAACTGCACAGCATCAGGGTAG